From the Anguilla rostrata isolate EN2019 chromosome 5, ASM1855537v3, whole genome shotgun sequence genome, the window CCTCCGGAGCCTGCCCGACGACAGGGCGGCGGGGTCCTCGGCGCCGCACTCCTGGGCGAGCCGGCGCACGGCGGCCCCGCCCCGGTAGCAGGACAGCGCCCCGGGCCGGGCGAACACGCGCCCGTTCTCCCGCGGCACCTCGCACGCCTCGCGGCTCAGCACCAGGAGCTCcagggccgccgccgccgccggcttCAGCAGGACCAGCGCCCTCTCGCCGCCCCTCCCGGGGAGCTCCAGCCGGGCGAAGTGCCGGCACAGCCTCCTCTCCAGCCCGGAAACGGAGTCGTCCTCGGCGAGGGGTCCGCCCGGGGTCGCGTCCCGGGACGTGAACGCCGCCAGCGGCATCGCGGACACCGCCCCCCGCGGGCACCGGTTGAACAGCATGACTTGCGCCAGAACGGCCTGGGCGAGGCCCCCGTAGCTCCGCCGCGTCGGATCCCGCCGGAACCGGCTCTGCATCCCTTCCAGCTTCCTGTCCAGGTACGAGCTCAGCAACTTCACGTCCCGCACCAGCCTCAGCTGCAGCGGCGGGGCCGGCTCGTCCTCCCAAACGGGGCCCGGGGCGCCCGAGGGGACCAGCTCGCCCCACCTCTCGCGGAGCATCGCCCGGAAGCCGCGAGCGGACTGCGCCAGGTCCGAGTTTCCCGCGGCCAAGGCTTCGTCCTCCACCGCGCAGCAGATGCCCTGCAAGTCGCAGCTCAGCCGGCGGGCCAGAGAAGGGGTCCCGCACGACTTCATCTCCTCGTCGAAACCTGCCAGGCCTCTCACGGCCGACTCAACGTGAGGAAAGTTCGAGGGGGTCAAGAGGTCCTCCATCTTCCTCAGCGGcgtcctcttcctcacctccaCCAGCAGCTTGGCGACCGTCCTGAGCCTGTGTCTGATGTACTCGTACCTCCTGCCGTCGCCTCCCGATCTTCTCAGCACATCTTCCCCCAGCTTCAGAATACAGGTGTCCTCCTTCGCGGTGGCAAAAACGTCGTCCTCCATCATCCCGCTCACCAGCCTCTTCAGGTCCTCGCTGACGCTGGGGGTCGAGGGCGTCGGCAGGGCCCAGCAGGCCTGCGCGCGTGCCCGTCTGAACTTGGAGGCCTGGTCTCTGACCTCCTTCGGCTTCAGCTTGCAGTTCTTCATGTGCTTCCACAGGAGGAGCTTGGAGAAGAGCCCCTTGCAGTGCAGGCAGTACCTGAAGTCGCCGAGCTCCCGTTTAGGGCCAAACCTGCGACAGACGACCAGCTCCCCGGCCCCGGTCCGGGCCACTCGGGAGTTGTGGGTGAAGTCGCCCCTGTTTCGCAGCTGGTGCAGCCTCAGGCGCCTCTCTTTGGAGTTTTTGGGAAAGCGCACCGCGCTCGCCACCTCCGGCTCGCCGAGGTGGACGCCCTCCAGGTGCCGGGCGATTTTGCAGTAGCCCTTCTGGCAGTAGAGGCAGTAGTGCCGCTTGCCGCGAAGCCCCCCGCGGCCCCCCGGAACGGGCCCGTCGCCGGCCCGCggcccctcccgcccccgcaGGCCCGGCGGGAGACCGTCCgcccccgggggcggggctctgaaaGGGCGCGCGTCTTCGTCCGAGAGCCCGCCGCCTGGACTGCCGGCTTCGGAGTCTTCCTCTCCAGGATCTTCCCAAAGAGACTGTGTGaggagaacaaaacaaaatcctgaCACCAGAATCTAACAAAACCGACTAAAAACGTaacccaaaaaacacaaaactgtaaCATGTGACTGTTTCCAAGGATACGCTGCATTTCTCATGCATGTATCTGAAGTATGCACGGCATTCATATTTCCAATATAACAGAGGctgcttgcattttattttgtgtagtttacacctcctccaccttcagAGAAACACACCCCTGCAGAATTTTGAGTATTGATGCATCCATTTTGGGAGATAAACTGCATTTAGCATTTTGGAAGAGGATAAACCTTTTAGCACATTTTGGCCCATCCATGACCACTTCCTTCTCTTTCCACTATGGTTGAGATAAACGCTGGATCCCGATTGGTTGGTTGATGCCTGTAGCTCTAACCTACTGACATGGGGAAAACTGAATCTAATCACTAAATAAAGCTCAAATTGCATATTACTTGTAAGCCACTCAAAGCAAATGCACAAACAGGATTTCACAGACATTATAAAATAAGCAAAGGcggaaagacagacacacacatttgcatattaaatacttaaaaatggttaaaaaaaaacaaaaacaaaaaacaagtgaCTTTATAACTACAAGCCTGGCTAGCATCTTCTGCAGATTCTATAGACCCACCAGAAACTCCCgctttttaaatacagaagGCATGGCATTTTCAGCACTACATAACAGAATGTAATTTCCCTACAGAACAGCCCACTGCATCAGGTGTACTTGAGatggaacacatcaaatacctggGAGAAGGTTTTGTCGCTCCCTGAGCAGGCGAATGGTTTCTTCCTGCTGGAGCAAGCGAAAGCTTTGCCGCTCTCCGAACAGCCGAAACGTTTCCACGTGCCGCGCTGCTCCTCCTCGTGCGTCTGCAGCTCGAGAGCGTCCGGAAACGTCTTCCCACAGCACGTGCAGATGAACTCCTCCCGTCCCTCTATTCCCCAGCGACTCTCTGCTTCTGCTGACGCATCGGAACTCGCCTCGCACGGGGCTCTTCCTCCACGCCGTCCGCATCCTTCCGAAACCATTCCCGAGGGCAATTCCAGCCCCAAGTCTCCGGACCCCAAAAGGGGGACAGCGTGGTCGGgacgctcccgctcccgctccccctCCGGCTCCTGCCTCAGTTTGACTTGCAGCCCCTTCTCTGGGTCTCCTGCAGGGCAGGGCTGCATgtgcagctcctcctcctcacagagGGGTCCTTCACCACCGTTAGCAGCAGCTACGGCTGCCCCTGATGTGCCTGCGCAAAAATGCAGCAATCTTGAAATCTAAACTGCTGTTAATTGGTAACATGACACAACTTGACTGGATTTGGCTTGATGACCTTCTATAATATAGTCTGTAACATACTATAATCCCCACAGGATATTACCACAGCTAGTCTCCTCGAAGATCTTCTgttctgcctctgattggcttgtCCTTGGGTCCTCTTCCAGCCAATCCCCGCTGAGCAGCACAGATTCTGACCAATCCTGCTCCCCGTCTACAGGCTGACAAACGGGAAGTGATAAGATTCTGTGAATCTGAAGCTCTGAACAAGTTTAATAGCCACTAAATATACACATTCAATGgtgccaaattatttttttttcatttttgaatatttatatgAACAGCAATATGCTACACTACATGAAcaaaagcatgtggacacctgacatccaacatctcacccaaaattatgggcattaatatggagcacCCTTTGCTGCAATAGcaacctccacttttctgggaaggcgttatactagatgctggagcattgctgcagggatttgcttgcattcagccagaagagcattatgGCACTTCTCCGTTGACCAGCACGGCGCGGTACAGGACGGCAAGCATTCGCATCCTACCCATGCCGTGCTGCCTGTTGCGCTTCTCCATTACACAACAGACCCGTGAAGGTAGGAGGAGTCATGGGAGGAGTAAAGTGGAGGAAAGCTTCTGAGGAGCACGCCATGGTGGTGATGTACATATTCAGgagacacaacaacacaacacaacacaacacaacacaatggaGGAACCCGAAGCTATGCTGTACGCTTTCGTCGCCATTTGGTTTTGGATTAACCGtagttattttgaaaaatgcaaagaGAGTGGAAGCAACTGTCCAACCTGaggaattttctttttccatcttTAAATAACTCACAGAAGTAATTAGAATTTGCTAGTTAAGGTTACTCTATGTTTCCgttgtggtatttaaaaatggcggttgctgCCGGTGAACAAACATGGGATGGCGTATTTGTGACTATTTCCATTGACCAATCAATGGTCTGCAGTATCGAATTGCAGCACGGATAGTACCTACCCCAGAGCTGTAGCTAAAATCTGCACGGGTCCTTGTGGCCCGGCACGGGTCAGGTGGCAGTGGAGAAAGCGAAACACAGCGGGAGCACGGATTCCGGCACGGCACGGCGGTGGAGAAGCGCCATTAGTGATGGTGGGCagtgattgggtgattaggcctggctcgcaattggctttccaattgatccatAAGGTGTTTGAGGTCAGGGTTCTGCGCTGACCAGTCAGGTTAGTCTACaacagtggtctcaaactcagtgccatggagggccgtgtgtatgcaggtttttattccagcctcaTATCTTgattataaaattaattcactTATTCGCTGAAATAGGGATACGGGTCTGCACATAATGGTGACCTGACGTCTATGGTGGCCCGCATTGTCTAAACAAAAACTcgcttatattctgtgcttcaatgcagttaaacgcatatggctgaatgagtaattgggctcaattaaggcagcattaattggttggaatgaaaacctgcatgcacacggccctccatggcaacgagtttgagaccactgatctacactgttctcaacaaaaccatttctctgTGAActttgctgtgtgcccgggacattgtcatgctgaaacaggaaagggccttccccaaacccTTCACTAACCTAAcccaaaccaagaaaaacagccccagaccaagagtTGTAATTTAGTGCACTTAAGAAACATTGCATTCACTGTGCCAGAAATCAATAGGTAGACTTAACAATTTGGTAGATATAAAGATACAGGTCCCAACGAGATTTGAACTCGATTTCAGAGTCCAGTGCTAACCAACTACATCATAAAACCATACCAACAAGCTATGGGAAAACATGTTTCCCGCATTGCAATTTGCATTATTATCGAAAACAACGTATCCTAACTAGAAAACCAGTGAACCATTAACGTGACAAAACGGTATTTTAACAACCAACGGGATTAATCATTctatacattatatatacatatggaAAACGGAttacgaaaaaaaaagaaccaagtTTATTTAAGTGTTCATTATATTGCATTGGATGCCGGTGAATATAAACGGTGAAACAGCTTCCAAGGATATAAGAACAGGAACATTGATATCTAACAGAATATCGAACGAGACCGATTCAGATAGTGCAGTCTTCTTACCAACACTGAAAGGCCAACTACGTTATACATTTTAGCTGGGTAATGACCACGCCGATATTAATTATCGTATGTCCTGACCTGACCGAAATTCCATAACGTAAATGGAAGCTCGTGCAGGGTCACTTAACCTCTGTTGCATTTACCTCGTACTTTATGTCCATGGCATCCGTAACAGTCTTCATCTTCTCCACAGGTACGTACTGTTCATCTTCCGCCGGACTTGTGCTCAATACCCCGTCAAAGACTCTCTCTACGGCGACATTTCCTTTCCCTGCAACCTTAGCTATTGGAGGCAAAATACACAATCAACTGCAGGTCGAAAACGATGTCATCTTGCGTCCACATTAGAAGTACGACTGAAATGTTGTGCATTTATATGCAATAAGGTGTGGAACTTACAGTTGTGTGCTTCTCTGAGTTCATCGCAAACCTTAACTTCTAAAGCGATGTTTAGAGAACTGTCCGGCGTTCCCTCTTCGCATCCTCGCGCAGCCCTGAGCTCTCCCTCCATAACCAGTAACTTACATTTTAGCGCCTCGTTCTCTCTTTGGCTTCTGCATATTTCCAATCGTAAAGCCGCAGACGCGTCGTTGACTAGTTTAGTAATCTCTGCGAGTGCTGTTTTAGTTAAAACCTCCATGATGGAGCCCATCTGAACCTGAAAAGAAGTACAAGTCGCCATGTCTTGCTAATTACGTGAACTACACACAGTAGACTCGGGTGAAACCATGGAGCATACCATAGAGTTCAGTGAAGCGAATatacttctttttcttctttgggGTTTAACGGCAGCTTGAATCCTTGGTGTTACATTACTGCCACCTTCTGGAATTAGTTAACTCCTACAGTGTCCGATTTGTCAGATTTTTCCTATAAATCCAGTTCTCTTAAGAAAGCTAACCAGATACTTCCTGCCTTGTCCACTTCCACCACACTCCAGAATGCCCTTAAAACCTGCTGCTGTCAGCCCTAACCTTTCCATTCCCTCCATCATGTCCTTTCTTTCAGATGTACATTTCCTGCAGTTAACAAGTACATGTTCTACAGTTTCTGGGTGCCTGACAATATTCACAAAGTCCATTTGGATGCTACCCTACAATGAGTCCCATTCAGGTTATGTCGTGTCTAGGATCCGACAGACTTCCACGCCAATCGCCAATttgtagaaaacaatttcacgagggaaaagacacaacagcagcaagctcttcagaaagtttagactttattgcacaggtgcacaaagccggatcaattcagcAGAATTGAACCccgattgtcagttttgcacacattttatacacaaattgcGCCCACAACCCCGCTTTAACATATTcctaaaaaggttttttttggcacagtatgGAGTTGTGGTTTCCTGTTCATAGGTCAActtgacaaaaatgacattgctttctgtactttttttttttttactttattcaggttacacaggggtcactgtaaagtattagttTTCTAGCATTTTCTATTAGGTAATAacgttttgttagtttttctGGATTATATTTTTAGTAATATATGATTAGCTTTTGGTTAGTGTTATCTGCCGGAATTATTATTCGATTAGTGTTTTCTGCTGAGTGAGTAAGTATGATTTTTCTAAAACCttctgtgtttgccttttttctacagtggatactgtggtttcttgcgtttccataagctttgCTGCAACGACTGATATAgagttattggattacatatgtgatatatgagtgtatataatttttatcatgaagcattgagagtttggaggaaacagtctgatcaacattgatgggaataccttaactttaacatgtgacgtcatcacaCTCATGGAGAGTCTCAAAATTCTCCTACAGTTACTTTGTCCTATTCTTAGTCTGGTCATTACTACCTCCTCTTTTCTACTCCCtctgctgtttctctccctACCCACTGTGTTTTGAATTGCATGTAGATGTCTTCCTCATATCTCCCGATCCCAGAGCTGCTGCCACTCTTTATTGATTTCCTTCCATGCAATACCCTTTCCTTCCGATTTTGAAAGATTAATTATGGTGTCtatgttctcttttttaacagtttttttttggctagtTTGTCCACTCtctcatttcccacaatgcccaaGTGCGCAGGAACCCAAATGAGTGTGACCACAGTTCCTTGTTTTATTACTTGTGAATGTATTTCCATTATTCCAAATATTAAGTCAAGTTGGCAATTACGGGATGTACCTAGCTTTAGGCTGTACAAAGCAGATGCTGAATCACTACAAATCAGTGCTCTGTTAGGTTTTACTTGTTCAACCCACTCTAAAGCCATCCAAATGGCATACAACTCAACCGTATATACACTTAGGAAGTTTGATGTCCGTTTGCATGATTCCATTCTATGGCTAGGAACTGCAACTGCAGAACCAGCGTTGTCTGTTTTTGGATCTTTCGATCCGACCGTAAACACCGGCACATACACTGTGTATCTACTTTCTGTGTAACTATAGAACTAATTTACTAAATCCACACTTTCCTTCTTTGCCTGAACATGGAGTAACTCCGGGTCTATCACCATCGGTTCTAGTGCCCACATAGGGGTTGTAGGCCACAACACCGTGGCGGAATGTCGGTAcacaggagctggagaggagcGCCCAGGCAGTGAAGCGTGGAAAGCAAcaggaaacagcctctactgaGCATGTTCACGGCAGGGCCTGGTCGCGTCACAAACATTACAATAATAGGCTATATCGAGTTATTTTGAGAACATGAGgaataatttaatacattaaaatgtgccGGATGATTTGTGATGATTTTGCGTTCTAACCTCGATGCAGTAATATTATTTCTACCGCACCACTACTACAAGGAGtacatcatttttttatcacaaaCTGTCCTTTTTGCTTTATTGTATCTACGCATCTTAGCATCAACCGTTGCAGcaaactagcaacaaacacGTCAGATTACAGTTTTACTCCTCACTAGGAGTGAGTAAGTATGTGTTTCTTAACAGCACGATTGTCAGAGAAACTCTTGCCGCACAGCGTGCAACCGTACGGTTTCTCCCTGGTGTGGACCCTTTGGTGAGTCCTGAGGTTGGTCAGTTGGGAAAAGCTCTTCCCACACTCGTCACAGCTGTGcggtttctctcctgtgtgcaCACTCTGGTGAGTCTTGAGGGTGTTCAGATGGGCAAAGCTCTTCCCACACTCGTCACAGCTGTGTGGTTTCTTTCCTGTGTGGACACACTGATGATGCTTAAGATCATAGAGACGGGCAAAGCTCTTACTGCACACCGTGCAGCGGAAGCATTTCTCTCTGGTGTGAGTAATCTGGTGAGTTTTAAGACTGATGAACTTGGAGAAGCTTTTACCGCACTGCGCGCAAACAAACGGTTTCTCCCTGGTGTGGACCCTTTGGTGAGTCCTGAGGTTGGTCAGTTGGGAAAGCTTTCCCTCACAGCGTTTTCTCCCTGTGTGACCCTTGTGAGCTTGAGGCAGTTGGCAAGCTCATCCCACACTCTCACAGCTGTGcggtttctctcctgtgtgcaCCCTTTGATGAGACTTGAGGGTGCACAGTTGGGCAAAGCTCTTCCCACATTCATCACAGCTGTGcggtttctctcctgtgtgGACCCTTTGATGAGTCTTGAGGTTGCCCAGTTGGGCAAAGCTCTTCCCACATTCATCACAGCTGTGcggtttctctcctgtgtgGACCCTTTGATGAGACTTGAGGGTGCACAGTTGGGCAAAGCTCTTCCCACATTCATCACAGCTGTGcggtttctctcctgtgtgGACCCTTTGATGAGTCTTGAGGTTGCCCAGTTGGGCAAAGCTCTTCCCACATTTATCACAGCTGTGcggtttctctcctgtgtgtacTCTCTGGTGAGACTTAAGGCCATGGAGACGGACAAAGCTCTTCCCACACTCGTCACAGCTGTGCGGTTTCCCTCCTGAGTGGCCACTCTGATGACGCTTAAGAACGCTGAGAGAGGCAAAGCTCTTATTGCACACCGTGCAGCGGAAGCATTTCTCTCTGGTGTGAGTAATCTGGTGAGTTTTCAGATTGCTGATCTGGGAGAAGCTTTTACCGCGCTTGCTGTTAATCCGCTGGTGCTTTTCCAGGATGCTGGAGCAAGCGAAAGCTTTGCTGCTCTCCGAACAGCCGAAACGTTTCCCCGTGCCGTGCTGCTCCTCCTCGTGCGTCTGCAGCTCGAGAGCATCCGGGAACGTCTTCCTGCAGCACGTGCAGATGAACTCCTCCCGTCCCTCGATTCTCTGGCGACTCTCTGCTTCTGCCGACGTGTTGAAACTCTCCTCGCACAGGGTGCTTCCAGCACGCTGTCCCGGAGAACCCAGAGGGACCGCCATCTCTGCCGAAATGGCATCAGGCGCCTCGccgtggcggccattttgttcctGCTCGAGGTGTGACGTTGGGCCCTCGTTCTTCTCAGAGCGCAGCCTCCGAGAAGCTCTGTAATGGCGAGGAGAGAATCGGTCGTTTGACCGTGCACCTCCGGGCTCCGAGCTTCCTCCGTGCTGTCGGAGCATTTCCTGAACCTTTCCCGATCTGGTGGCCTTGCTCCACGCGCACTGGACCTCCAGCCCCTCTCCAGATCCTGGCAGGGGGTGTCCAGGGGTGAGAGGCTCCCCGTCGGGCTCCTGCTTCAGTTCGGCTTGCAGCCCCTTCTCTGGGTCTCCTGCAGGGCAGGGCTGCATGTgcagctcctccttctcctcacaGAGGGGTCCTTCACCACCGTTAGCAGCAGCTACGGCTGGCTCTGATGTGCCTGCGCAAAAATACAGCTATCTTGAAATCTAAACTGCTGTTAATTGGTAACATGACACAATAATATGACTGGATTAGCCATGATGGCCTTAGCGACTACAACCGGTGAAACCCAATTACAAAGATATTATTAATCCCCACAGGATATTACCACAGCTAGTCTCCTCAAAGATTTCCTGTtctgcctgtgattggctcgTCTTTGGGTCCTCTTCCAGCCGATCCTTGCTGACTGGCACAGATTCTGACCAATCCTGCTCCCCGTCTTCAGgctgacaaacaggaagtgtgaagAACACAAGCAAATCAAAGCCTTTAAGACCAGCATTTCTTCTTCTGAAcctgcctctcccccacccaaacaccaacAGGAACCACTGTCTGTGGACAAATGTTTTCATCACCTCACTTTACTAcagtgcccacacacacacagacacaaggctGAATACAACATGTGATGGGTGATtgggcctggctcacagttggctttccaactgatcctaAAGGTGCTggttggggttgaggtcagggctctgtgctgacCAGTCAGGTTATTCTacactgttctcgacaaaaccatataatgtaaaaccatttctatatggactttgctgtgtgcctgggggtaatgccatgctgaaacaggaaagggccttccccaaactgtccAGAATGCGATTGTATAAGATAACCCTTTACTAACCTAGcccaaaccaagaaaaacagccccaaaccaaGAATTGACATATAGTGCACTTAAGAACCACCACTTCACTGTTCCAGAAATAAACAGGCAGACTAAACAATTACGCAGACAAAGTTACAGGTTCCACCGAGATTTGAACTCGGATCACTGGATTCAGAGTCCAGAGTGCTAACCATTACACCATGAAACCCTAAAAACAAAGTATACAAACACGGGTTTCGCGCAGTGCTATTTGCATTATTATCAAAACAACGAATCATAACTACAAAATCAGTGAAACATTAACGAGACAAAACGCGATTTTAACAACCAACGGGATAAGTCATTCCATTTATACATAAGGAAAATTGATTACTGACAACAAGAACTAAGTTTACTTAACTGTTCATTATATTGTACTTGGATGCCGGTGAATATAAACGGTGGAACTGCTTTCAAGGACATACAAATAGAAACGCTGGTATCTAAAAGAATGTGCAACGAAACTAACTTAGGTCGTGTAGTCTTTATATCAACAATGAAAGTCCATGACATAGCCTAAATGGAAGCTCGTGCAGGGTCACTTAACCTCTATTGAATTTACCTCGTACTTTATGTCCAAGCCATCCGGAACAATCTTTTTCTTCTCCACGAGTACGTACTGTTCATCTTCGGCCGGACTTGTGCTCAATCGCCCGTCAAAGACTCTCTCTACGGCGACATTTCCTTTCCCTGCAACCGTAGCTATTGGAGGCAAAATACACAATCAACTGCAGGTCGAAAACGATGCAATCTTGCGTCTACATTAGAAGTACGGCCGAAATGTTGTGCATTTCCATGCAATAAGGTGTGGAACTTACAGTTGTGTGCTTCTCTGAATTCGTCGCAAACCTTAACTTCAAAATCGATGTTTAGAGAACTGTTCGGCGTTCCCTCTTCGCATCCTCGCGCAGCCCTGAGCTCTCCCTCCAAAACCAGTAACTTACATTTTAGcgcctcgctctctctttggCTTCTGCATATTTCCAATCGTAAAGCCGCAGACGCGTCGTCGACTAGTTTAGTAATCTCTGTGAGTGCTGTTTTAGTTAAAACCTCCATGATGGAGCCCATCTGAACCTGAAAAGAAGCACTAGTCGTCATGTCTTGCTAATTACGTGAACTACAAACAGTAGACTCGGGTGAAACCATGGAGCATACCATAGAGTTCAGTGAAGGGAATGTATTACTTCTTCTTTGGGGTTTAACGGCAGATTGAATCCTTGGTGTTGCATTACTCCCATCTTCTGGAATTAGTTAACTCCTACAGTGTCCGATTTGTCAGATTTTTCCTATAAATCCAGTTCTCTTAAGAATGCTAACCAGATACTTCCTGCCTTGTCCACTTCCACCACACTCCAGAATGCCCTTAAAACCTGCTGCTGTCAGCCCTAACCTTTCCATTCCCTCCATCATGTCCTTTCTTTCAGATGTACATTTCCTGCAGTTAACAAGTACATGTTCTACAGTTTCTGGGTGCCTGACAATATTCACAAAGTCCTTTTGGATGCTTCCCTACAATGAGTCCCATTCAGGTTACTGTGTCCTATTCTTAGTCTGGTCATTACTACCTCCTCTTTTCTACTCCctctcctgtttctctccctaCCCACTGTGTTTTGAATTGCATGTAGATGTCTTCCTCATATCTCCCGATCCCAGAGCTGCTGCCACTCTTTATTGATTTCCATCCATGCAATACCCTTTCCTTCCGATTTTGAAAGATTAATTATGGTGTCtatgttctcttttttaacagctttttttgGCTAGTTTGTCCACTCtctcatttcccacaatgcccaaGTGCGCAGGAACCCAAATGAGTGTGACCACAGTTCCTTGTTTTATTACTTGTGAATGTATTTCCATTATTCCAAATATTAAGTCAAGTTGGCAATTACGGGATGTACCTAGCTTTAGGCTGTACAAAGCAGATGCTGAATCACTACAAATCAGTGCTCTGTTAGGTTTTACTTG encodes:
- the LOC135255867 gene encoding uncharacterized protein LOC135255867 isoform X9 translates to MKTVTDGLDIKHEPEDGEQDWSESVPVSKDRLEEDPKTSQSQAEQEIFEETSCGTSGAAVAAANGGEGPLCEEEELHMQPCPAGDPEKGLQVKLRQEPEGERERERPDHAVPLLGSGDLGLELPSGMVSEGCGRRGGRAPCEASSDASAEAESRWGIEGREEFICTCCGKTFPDALELQTHEEEQRGTWKRFGCSESGKAFACSSRKKPFACSGSDKTFSQSLWEDPGEEDSEAGSPGGGLSDEDARPFRAPPPGADGLPPGLRGREGPRAGDGPVPGGRGGLRGKRHYCLYCQKGYCKIARHLEGVHLGEPEVASAVRFPKNSKERRLRLHQLRNRGDFTHNSRVARTGAGELVVCRRFGPKRELGDFRYCLHCKGLFSKLLLWKHMKNCKLKPKEVRDQASKFRRARAQACWALPTPSTPSVSEDLKRLVSGMMEDDVFATAKEDTCILKLGEDVLRRSGGDGRRYEYIRHRLRTVAKLLVEVRKRTPLRKMEDLLTPSNFPHVESAVRGLAGFDEEMKSCGTPSLARRLSCDLQGICCAVEDEALAAGNSDLAQSARGFRAMLRERWGELVPSGAPGPVWEDEPAPPLQLRLVRDVKLLSSYLDRKLEGMQSRFRRDPTRRSYGGLAQAVLAQVMLFNRCPRGAVSAMPLAAFTSRDATPGGPLAEDDSVSGLERRLCRHFARLELPGRGGERALVLLKPAAAAALELLVLSREACEVPRENGRVFARPGALSCYRGGAAVRRLAQECGAEDPAALSSGRLRRHVAAILNVIGLRESGALADLFGRDAEASGRRGMLAEAAAAADTAEDDLRLAEMAAVLLAEDERVSSEFSGVDDDEDEEIDPKEPSSENNAEELVEAPAPEDADNDGSPQSPKLRIHCPKPGAPKRKWERAEVEAVERHMMGFIWTRKLPGKHDCLRCLQSEPRALKDRNWSSVKYYIKNRITAAKKLK
- the LOC135255867 gene encoding uncharacterized protein LOC135255867 isoform X2; the encoded protein is MATCTSFQVQMGSIMEVLTKTALAEITKLVNDASAALRLEICRSQRENEALKCKLLVMEGELRAARGCEEGTPDSSLNIALEVKVCDELREAHNSKVAGKGNVAVERVFDGVLSTSPAEDEQYVPVEKMKTVTDAMDIKYEPVDGEQDWSESVLLSGDWLEEDPRTSQSEAEQKIFEETSCGTSGAAVAAANGGEGPLCEEEELHMQPCPAGDPEKGLQVKLRQEPEGERERERPDHAVPLLGSGDLGLELPSGMVSEGCGRRGGRAPCEASSDASAEAESRWGIEGREEFICTCCGKTFPDALELQTHEEEQRGTWKRFGCSESGKAFACSSRKKPFACSGSDKTFSQSLWEDPGEEDSEAGSPGGGLSDEDARPFRAPPPGADGLPPGLRGREGPRAGDGPVPGGRGGLRGKRHYCLYCQKGYCKIARHLEGVHLGEPEVASAVRFPKNSKERRLRLHQLRNRGDFTHNSRVARTGAGELVVCRRFGPKRELGDFRYCLHCKGLFSKLLLWKHMKNCKLKPKEVRDQASKFRRARAQACWALPTPSTPSVSEDLKRLVSGMMEDDVFATAKEDTCILKLGEDVLRRSGGDGRRYEYIRHRLRTVAKLLVEVRKRTPLRKMEDLLTPSNFPHVESAVRGLAGFDEEMKSCGTPSLARRLSCDLQGICCAVEDEALAAGNSDLAQSARGFRAMLRERWGELVPSGAPGPVWEDEPAPPLQLRLVRDVKLLSSYLDRKLEGMQSRFRRDPTRRSYGGLAQAVLAQVMLFNRCPRGAVSAMPLAAFTSRDATPGGPLAEDDSVSGLERRLCRHFARLELPGRGGERALVLLKPAAAAALELLVLSREACEVPRENGRVFARPGALSCYRGGAAVRRLAQECGAEDPAALSSGRLRRHVAAILNVIGLRESGALADLFGRDAEASGRRGMLAEAAAAADTAEDDLRLAEMAAVLLAEDERVSSEFSGVDDDEDEEIDPKEPSSENNAEELVEAPAPEDADNDGSPQSPKLRIHCPKPGAPKRKWERAEVEAVERHMMGFIWTRKLPGKHDCLRCLQSEPRALKDRNWSSVKYYIKNRITAAKKLK
- the LOC135255867 gene encoding uncharacterized protein LOC135255867 isoform X8, whose translation is MKTVTDGLDIKHEPVDGEQDWSESVLLSGDWLEEDPRTSQSEAEQKIFEETSCGTSGAAVAAANGGEGPLCEEEELHMQPCPAGDPEKGLQVKLRQEPEGERERERPDHAVPLLGSGDLGLELPSGMVSEGCGRRGGRAPCEASSDASAEAESRWGIEGREEFICTCCGKTFPDALELQTHEEEQRGTWKRFGCSESGKAFACSSRKKPFACSGSDKTFSQSLWEDPGEEDSEAGSPGGGLSDEDARPFRAPPPGADGLPPGLRGREGPRAGDGPVPGGRGGLRGKRHYCLYCQKGYCKIARHLEGVHLGEPEVASAVRFPKNSKERRLRLHQLRNRGDFTHNSRVARTGAGELVVCRRFGPKRELGDFRYCLHCKGLFSKLLLWKHMKNCKLKPKEVRDQASKFRRARAQACWALPTPSTPSVSEDLKRLVSGMMEDDVFATAKEDTCILKLGEDVLRRSGGDGRRYEYIRHRLRTVAKLLVEVRKRTPLRKMEDLLTPSNFPHVESAVRGLAGFDEEMKSCGTPSLARRLSCDLQGICCAVEDEALAAGNSDLAQSARGFRAMLRERWGELVPSGAPGPVWEDEPAPPLQLRLVRDVKLLSSYLDRKLEGMQSRFRRDPTRRSYGGLAQAVLAQVMLFNRCPRGAVSAMPLAAFTSRDATPGGPLAEDDSVSGLERRLCRHFARLELPGRGGERALVLLKPAAAAALELLVLSREACEVPRENGRVFARPGALSCYRGGAAVRRLAQECGAEDPAALSSGRLRRHVAAILNVIGLRESGALADLFGRDAEASGRRGMLAEAAAAADTAEDDLRLAEMAAVLLAEDERVSSEFSGVDDDEDEEIDPKEPSSENNAEELVEAPAPEDADNDGSPQSPKLRIHCPKPGAPKRKWERAEVEAVERHMMGFIWTRKLPGKHDCLRCLQSEPRALKDRNWSSVKYYIKNRITAAKKLK